CCTCGACCGCACCCGCGTCGGCTGAAGTCGCCGTGCGTGGAGCCGGTCGCCAGGTGGCCGGACTTGCGCCGGGTGAGAAGCGCAAGTTCGAGATCCCGGTCAACTTCCACCGCGCCGGGGATCGCCGGCTCAATGTCTCCTGGGGTGTTTGCGGCCAGTCCGCCTCCCATCTGCAGGTCCCGGCAACGATTCCGGAGCCCATGGCAGTGGCTCTGACCGGCGCCCTGGTCAGTCCGGGAGGTGCCGTTGACGCGTCGGTCAGTCTCGGCCTGTCTCCCTGTGAGCGCAAAGTGCACCAGCTCGTCGTCCGCGTGACCGACAGCAGAGGTACCCAGGAGTGCCGACTGCCGGCCTGGCCGGGACTGGCCGTCAACCTCCCTGTGCGCGCCGCCGGTAGCGCCCAGGTGAAGGTGCTCCTGCTCGACAGCACAGGCAAGACGGTGGCGGAGAGCCCGGCCCACCGAGTCATGGTGCTTGCCGACTAACCCCATCCCAGAACTAAAGGTGCGGACTCCGCTCCTGAAGGCCTGGCCTTCGGCGGAGTCCGCACGCATGAAACAGCTTAGGGCTCGTGGTCCTCTCGGGGCCGCGATACCAACTCGGACTGACCAGTACTAGAAGCGGAAATCGCGCTCCCCTGCCCGGATGCGGGTCAGGTACTCCCTCGCCTTGATCCGCCGCTGCTCGTTCGGGATGCTCTTGAGCTCGCGCTCGATGGCCTCGGCGCCGATGGTGCGTAACTCCTCGTCCGCGTAGTCCTCGAGGTACTCCTGGAAGGTGAGGATCGCGTTTGCCTGACACACGTTGCCGATCTGCCCCGCCTTCGCGAGCTTCATGAAGCGGTCGCCGGTGCGCCCCTCACGGTAGCAGGCGGTGCAGTAGCTTGGGATGTAGCCCTCGCGGACCAGGCCTTTCAGCACCTCGTCCGGTGAGCGGTGATCCTCCGGCTCGAACTGCGGCGCACTTCCCTCTAAGCCAAGCTTACCCACGTGCGCATAGCCGCCGACGCCGGTGCAGGACCCGGCGCTGACCTGCGAGATGCCGACGGCAACGACCTCCTCGCGGTAACCCTGGGGCTCGCGAGTCGAGAGGATCATGCCGGTGTAGGGCACGGCCAGACGCAGCACAGCGACGAGCTTCTTGAAGTCGGGGTCCGACACGAGATGCGGGAACCTCGCGGCGTCGATCCCCTCGGCCGAGCGGATGCGTGGGACAGAGAGTGTGTGCGGGCCGACGCCATGCACGGCCTCCATGTGTTCGGCGTGCATGAGCATCGCGACCGTCTCATAGCGCCAGTCGTACAGGCCGTAGAGGACGCCGAAGCCCACGTCATCGATGCCGCCTTCCATCGCGCGGTCATGCGCCTCCGTGTGCCAGGCGTAGTCGCGCTTCGGACCGGAGGGATGTACCTCGGCATAGGTGGGCTGGTGATAGGTCTCCTGGAACAGGATGTAGGTGCCGATGCCCGCATCCTTCAGCCGCCGGTAGTTCTCTACCGTCGTGGCAGCGATGTTCACGTTCACGCGGCGGATGGCGCCGTTGTCGAACTTGAGCGAGTAGATGGTCTTGATGCACTCGAGCACGTACTCGATCGGGCAGTTGACGGGGTCCTCGCCGGTCTCGAGCGCGAGACGCTTGTGCCCCATCCGCTCCAGCTCACGCACCTCCTCGGCGAGTTCCTCCTGCGTGAGCTTGTGCCGGGTGATGCAGTGGTCATGGTTGTAGCCGCAGTAGCTGCAGCGGTTGACGCAGTAGTCCGACATGTACAGCGGCGCGAACAAGACGATGCGTCGCCCGTAGATGTGCTCTTTGATCTTGCGAGCCAGCTTGTACACGGCCTCGAGGGTGTCCGGGGCCTCGACCTGCATGAGCACAGCCGCCTCGCGGTGTGTGAGACCATGGAAGTCGGCGGCCTTGTCGAGGATTGCCTGGACGCGTGCCGGGTCAGCGGCCTCTGTCTTGGCCTGAGCCAGCGACGCCTCGATCTCCTCATGGTCGATGAACTCTGCAGCTTTGGACGATTTCGGATCGTACATGGTGCTGCTCCTCTCTGTGCCGGTCACGGCGTCGATAGCGCCTACTCCTTGGTGAGCGCCGTCTTGACGGCAACATGACGAAGGCGACCCAGCCGGCCCGTCAGCGCGCTGATCTCGTCGGTCTCTCCGTCCACGATGATGGAGATGACCGAGACGCCACGCTCGCGGTACGGGACCCCCATGCGGCCGATCACGAGAGGTGCATACTCGTGCAGGACCGCATTCACTTCCTCTGCGGCGGAAAGGTCTTCCACCACAATGCCGACAACACCCAGGCGCTTGCCCATTGCTAGCCCCCTGGAAAACAAAACACCCTCTCGCGTACGCAAGAGGGTGTAGTGAAAACACCGGTCCTAGGCCCACGCAAAGCGCGCCTTCCCGCTTGGGTGATAAGCCGCACGGTCAGGTCTCGATTCGTACCGACAGGGGAATCAATCCCCCTGCCCGTATAACCAAGTTTAGCGTTTCGAGCCGGCCTCGTCAACGGGAAGGGCAATCGGCTTTTGCACACAGGCAGCAAACAGAGGACCGTGTGCTACAATGGCAGACTGTCTACCACAGAACCCACGGGGAAGCAGCTCCGTCGCCGACGAGGCTTGCGGAAGACCGCGGCTTTCCCTGACTGCTTGCTGCTGCTCAAGGAGGACACCATGCCCCTGACACCACCCTATCCGCCGCTCTCCGATTTCCTCGCCGCCATCGGCGAAGCCGGACGTCGACTGTCCGAGATCTCTGCCAGTGAGGGCGCTGCCGGCAACATCTCCGCCTACTTCGGTTGGGACGTCCCCGTCGCCGAGATCTTCCCTCAGACCGAGCCCTTCGAGCTGACCAAGGCTGCCCCGGAGCTCCGCGGCGGCACGATCATCGTCACCGGCTCCGGGCGACGCTTGCGTGAAGTGTTCCAGGCTCCCGAGGCCAACCTGGCCGCCGTCAGGATCTCCGACGACGGCTCCTCGGCAGTCATGTACACCTCGCCGAAGAGGCTGTTCGAGCGCGTGACCAGTGAGTTCAACTCGCACCTCGCCGTCCACTGCGACCAGGTCGGACGCGAGCGCACTGCCTTCCACACCCTTGTTCACGCCCAGCCCCTGCACCTCACCTATCTGAGCCACATCACGCGCTACCAGGACGACGCATACCTGAACCAGCACATCCTGCGCTGGGAGCCCGAGGGGATCTGCCAACTCCCGGCCGGCGTCGGCTTCCTGCCCTTCGCGGTACCAGGCTCCGACGAACTCATGCGGGCCAACATCGCGAAGCTGCGCTCACACCGCATCGTCCTGTGGGCGAAGCATGGCGTGATGGCACGCTCCGACATGTCCGTCAAGAAGGCCTGCGACCTGATCGAGTACGCCGAAACCGGGGCACAGTACGAGTACCTCAACCTGTGCAACCACGGACTGGCCGAGGGTCTCTCGCGCGAGGAGATCCTGCGGGTGTGCGCGGCCTTCGGAGTGGAACAGAGCATCTTCTGAGATGGATCGAGGTGTTGCCGATACGCCCGGCAGGTCTGCCGGGCGTATCGGTGATGAGGTCAACAGCAACTGGCGCTAGAGGTCGACCCGCTCGTGGCTCTGACCCGCCTTGAGCACCGCGAGGGCAATCTCAAGGGCCTTCAGCGCACGGTCGCCGTCGGCGAAGGGCTCGGTCCCCGTCTGGACGCACTCGATGAAACGCACCATCTGACGGTCGAACCAGTCCTGCCCGGTCGTCGGCTCGTAGGGCACGGCTTCCTCTTCGTTGTTCTCGTTGATGATGAACAGGTTCCCGCTTTCGCCGGCCTTCGGGAAACGAAGCGCTCCGCCCGGTCCGATCACATCTGCCGCGGCGGGCGAGTTGCAGTTCGGCGCCGGCAATCCCCAGGACCAACTCCGCACGAGCTCGTCGCCAGACCTGAAGTGGATGATAGCGCTCCCGGTGTCCAGCGCAGTCGAGTGCTCGCTGAACCGCATGAGGCTGCCCATCACCCACTCAGCCTCGCCGAAGATCAAGCGGGCGAAGTCGTAGTCGTGGACGCAACCATCCAGGAAGGGGCCGCCGCCCTTCACCCCATCGACAAACCACCGCAGCGGCGGGACGCGGATCCCAACAAGGTTCCGCCAGAGCACCGGCCGTCCGAGGCGTCCCTCGGAGATGATCTCGCGAAGCTTCTGCCACTCCGTCGAGTAGTGGCGCACGAAGCCGATCATGAAGCGTACCCCGGCGGCCTTGCAGGCCTCGGTCATCCGCAGGCCGTCCTCCATCGTCATCGCCAGGGGCTTCTCGCACAGAACGTGCTTGCCTGCTGCGGCTGCAGCGCAGACGACCTCGGCGTGCAGGAAAGTCGGCACGCAGACGACAACGGCCTCCACCTCGGGCACAGCCAGCAACTGATGGTAGTCCGTCACCCACTGCGCCGCCCCGTGCTTCTCGGCTTTGCTCTGCGCTGCCTCCGGGTTGACATCGGCCACGCATACGATCTTCACCTCCGGCAGCTTCGCGAGAGCCTGGAAATGGTTCTCGCTGATCCGACCACAACCGATGACGCCGATTCCTACCTGGCTCATACGACTCCTCCTGCTTGGGTCTCCTCCCCGGCAGAGGCGTGGTACCATGGCCTGCCGAGGTCCTGGTATGACAGCAATCGCTATCTGAGCACTACTGCGGCAACCTCGCCGGGCGGCAAGGTCAGTACGGACTTGCCCTGCTCAACCGTCAGGGCCGGGCCGAAGAGCGACTGTGCCTTCGGCGCCTCGATCTTCCGGGCGCTGGTCTCGTCGTAGTTCACGAGGAGTACCAGACGACCCTGAGGCGATTGCCACGCCCACTGACGCAGGCTGCCGTTTCCCGTGTTGACCGGCGAGACCTCCAACACTTCGTCCCCGACCTTCACCTTGCGAGCGCCTTCGGGTGCGATGTCGAGTGACAGACCTTCGCATCGCGTGCCGCTCTGCACGAAGGGCTCCATCAGCGCAATCTCCTGCAGGCTCCGGCGCAGGGCGTTCAGGTACTCACCATCCAGCGACTCGATCCCTACCCACAGGACCGCGCCTTTGCCGCCACTCGCAGCGGTCACTAACAGGTTGGTCCGCAGCTCCTGAGCCGAAGGGAAGGTGCCGGGAACGGCCAGGTCGGAGGCGAGGACGAAGGGGATCACGGCCGCCTTCGTGTTCTCGCAGGTCGAGCGAACGTCGTCAGCATACCGCAGGCCGACCTCATAGATCATCGGCGCATGGAAGGCAACGTCGGGCTCGAACTGCCGGATGTCCATCCCGCGTCGCGCGGTCCAGTCGGTATAGGCCGGCCCGCACAGGCCAACCTGCACCGTGGGGTTCGCCGCATGGATCGCCGCGCAGTGGTTCTTGACGATCTGCCCGTTCTGCCCGGCTCGGAAGCGTCCCCAGGCGTCGTCAGGCAGTTGCTGGATCTCCAGGGGCGAGAGCGCCATCACCCGCTCCAGCGGAATCTTGGCTGCCGCAGCAAAAGCCCTGCGACACCGCTCGCAGAAGCAGCAGTTGAACACCGGCGGCTCGAAGTTGATGATGAGGCGCGTCGACTCCTTGTAGAGCTTGCTGCGGTAGGCAGCGCAGAGGTTCGACCACCAGGGCTCGAGGCGCTCAGCCTGGGCCTGCGGGCACATCAGGCCGGTCCGGCCGCCGGGCTTGTCGTAGACCAGTGGGAAGCCCGTGCCACCCGACTGATTGTAGCCGTCCCACAGCCAGTCCCAGGTGTGGAAGCCCTTGCGCTCCAGCTCCAGGTCGATGGGGTGGCAGTCCGGCTGGTGGCTACTCAGGGCCAGACCGCCCTCGATGCCCGCGTAGGCCAGGTAGTCCAGGACTGCCTGCCGCTGCTGTTCGGTGGGCACGCGCAGGGCGTCCGTGTGCTGAGCGTAGAGCGGGAAGGAGGACACGCGGGCGGCCTGCCCCTCGGACCGCGGTTCGAGTTGCGCCGGAATCTCATGCATCGGTCCGAGCTTGCTTGCGCACTCCGTCTGCCAGCGCCAGGTGAAGGTCCTTGGGCAGCCGGGACCGGGCTCCACATAGATGAAGTGGTAGGCGGTCCACTCGGGGCCGTTCGGCTTCAGCCGTGCCGTGAGCTGTTCGGCGCGAAGCGGCAGACGCCAGCGCAAGGCCTCCTGTCCGTCACGGGTGACCCTCTCGGGCTTGATCTCAGCCGCCTGCGGAATCGTCTCGCGACTGCAGACCACCAGCCCTTGCACCGTCATCTGGGGCGGAGTCTCGACGATCAGGTAGGGCTCGCGGACCTCCTCCTTGCGGCCGAAGAAGAACAGGGCGACCGGGTTCACGCCGGTGGGCTGAAGGTGGAGGGTGTTGTCCGGACGCCGCTGCGCGGGGTACCACATCACCTGCAGCGGCGACCCGTCATCGGGCGGAGTAGGACGCTGTCTCTGGAAGGCCTCGGTCACTGCCTCGGGCCCGACTTCCTCCAGGGACAGGTCATCAAACCAGGCGTAGCCCGGAGCTTCCCACAGCTTGCACTGCAGGCGGCCCCAGCTCGCATCGGCATGGGTCTGGAAGGTGATCGTGTAGGTCTGCCAGTCCTGCGTGCCGCTCAGGTAGGGCGAGACGTGCCAGGAAGCCGGTGCCTCGACCCCGTTCTCGTACAGGATCACGTAAGCCCGTCCGCCGGGCTGGATCTTCGCACGCAGGAGCTTGAAGTGCAGCCGGTAGTTCGTCGAAGGCTTGATAGCGAGTCGCTGTGCGTAGGTCCAGGTCGCGCGGCCGCCCGCCTCTTTCACTTCCAGTCGGATCGAGTGTCCGCCGGCTGGTTCAGAAGCGTCCCAGGTACCACTGACCGCGCCTCGGGTAGCGCCGAAGCTCCAGCCGACCGGCCGGCCATCCCTGCCCTGCTCAAACCCCTCCTGCCAGACTGTTTGAGCTGCGGCCAAGGGCAAGGTGCAAAGAAAGCCTAGTATGCTGAGCTTGCGCCACATGACATATGACCCCCTGGAGTCGGTAGCGGCGATGCCGCCGCCTACTCCAGGGGAGTTCACGATTGAGGCTCCGAAGACCTCCAGACCGGCGTGCCGGTGCCGACTACTCGCTCTGCGTTCCAGGGACCGGTCGCACCCGCAGGTCCGAGACTCGTGTGCAGTGAACGACCTCGTTGTCCGGCGCAGTCGGTGGCGCTGTGGCCTCCAGGTCTGCGATCACCACGTTCTGACTGTCCTCGATCATCACCGCGTGCTGCCAGCCGCCGCCAACCTCCTCCCACTCGACCTCCATACCCGATACCCGCAGGTGCTCCGCATGACGCACGAAGAGCCCCGCTGGAACGCCGCCGCCACCATGAACCGGCGGCGTCTTCTGGGCATACTCCGCGTCGACGGCGGAACCTGTCAGCCGCAGGTGAACATCGTGCAAGCGAACGCCGGACAGCGGCAGCCCCGGATTCCCGGCGAAGTACATGCCCTCGCGACCGAGCGCGCGCATATGCGAGAAGGACACATTGCGGATTGCTGCGGGAAGCTTCGCGGTGCGTCCCAGAGCTAGCTTGATCAGGTTCACGCTGTCCATCAGCACGTTCTCGAAGTGGAGGTTCTCAAGCGTCGTGCCATGGGCCGAGCGCTCCGAGTAGGCGCAGATGAGGTTGATGCCGGTGCGGGACTCTTTGATGATGAGGTTCGAGAGCAGGCAGTCGCGCACGATCCCATCGCCAACTCCGACCCGCACAGCATTGCAGGGCGTGCTGAGTACGCAGTTGCTCACAGTGACCTGCTCGCAGGGCTGAGCGTTCTCGCCCAGGAGCGCGCTGTGGCCTCGCAGCGTAATCGAGTCATCGCCTGAGCAGATGATGCAGTCACTGATGGTCACGTCGCGGCAGCAGTCGATGTCGATGCCGTCGCCGTTGGCCGTCTGGGGCGGATTGGTGATGCGCAGGCCGCGGACCTGCACCTTCTCGCACCCGAGCAGGAACAGCGTCCAGTAGGGCGAGTCGACCAGGGAGACGTCTCGGACGGAGACCTTGGTGCAGCGGCAGAAGTAGACCATCATCCCCGGGCGCCACTCGCCGATCGGGAAGTTGCGGGTCTTGCTCCGGTAGGTGGTGGTGACTTCCTCCGGCGGAAGCGGCTCGAAGAAGGCGGAGCTGTTGCCATCGATCGTACCTTCACCCGTGATGGCCACGTCCTCGGCCTGGTAGGCAAGGATCAGATGCGCGCCGGTCACGTTCTCAACGGTGAAGACCGGGTTCTCCGGGAAGACGTCGTCGGCGTTGTAGTCCTCGCGCCTGGGACTGCCGAGAAGTGTCGCTCCGGCTGAGAGGTGCAAGGTGACATGGCTCTTGAGGTAGAGGGTTCCGGTGAGGTAGGTGCCCGCCGGAACGAGCACGGTCCCTCCACCGGCCTCGTGGCAGCAGTCGATGGCCTGCTGCAGGGCAGCAGTGTCGAGGGTCACACCGTCACCGGTCGCGCCGAAACGCCGGAGGTCATAGAAGCAAGCGAAGTCGGAGTCAGAGCACTTCATGTGAGCGGTCTCTCTTTCCGTGGTGGCCTTCGACCTGCCACCAGAGGAGTAGGCACAAGGGCACGGAGCCCACGGTTCGCCGTGGCGGTCCTCTTCACCTCACGGTCTGGGACGCGGCGAGCTACTGCCTCCAGCTTGGCATATGGCTGAGGCCATCGTCGGTCAGTCGCACGACGCGGCCCGAGGACAACCCGACGGCGAAGAGATTGCCGCACCGTGGCGGGCACCATTCCTTGCTGTAGTAGGAGTTCACGCCGGGGCGCAGCTCGCGGCCGACGCTGCAGAAGACCAGGTAGCGGCCATCAGGGGAGAAGTCCAGGTCGGTGAGGTACGAGTCCGCTTCGGGGAAGCTGGTGATGGTTCGGATCTGCCGCGTCTGCAGATCATAGAGGGTGATCTGCCCCCATTTGGAGCCTGAGAAGGACATATTGAGCGCGGCAGCGCCGACCTCCAGAAGTCGGGCGGCAAGGTCTCCCCCACCTTGTGCTGCGGCGGCCGGTTGGTGCTGCTCGGGCCTTCCGAAGGCCACAAAGGCGACGTACCGGCCGTCAGGCGAAAGGGCCAGACCGCCGGAGCGCTCGGCCAGTACAGGCAGAAGGTCCATCGGCGACTGTCCCGAGGCCAGGTTCTGCACGGCGATTCTCGCGTTGCCCTGGAAGGCGAAGGGGCCGTCGGTCCCCGCCTGCTCCGCCTGGAAGGGCCACCCTTTGAAGAGAACCTTGTTCCCCTCCGGCGTCGGCGTGGGATACATGCCATCGCTGAACAACACCGGCCCGAGCGTGGTCATGCCGCGGCCGTCGGCGCCGATGCTGCAGAGCTGTGACCGCCACAACTCGATCATGACGCCGCCCTTCCACTCACTCACCGGCAGCCACGGGTTGCGCTTCTCAGGCTCAGTGTAGCCCCGTGTGCGAATCCACTCGGGATCGTTGAGCACCATGAGTTGCGGATTGCCGGAGCGCGCCACGTAGGAGGAGCGACGCGTGAAGAGCAGTTGCTTGCCGTCGGGAGTCCAGGCGGGCTCCGTGAGGCAAGTGCGTGACAGGTAAGTGCCGGGCGTGTTCACCAGGCGCACGACGCCCAGATCGTTGACTCTGCCAGCCTCAAGCTTCGGCCACAGGAGCAGACTTGGGTTCTCTCCGTCAGGCCCCCAGGTTTCCTTCATGGTGGGAGCCCACAGACGCACCCAGTTCTCACCCGGCCGCACCCCCTCAAGACGGAAGCGACCGTTGCGATCCGTTTTCGTAGTCGCGCGAGTGCCACCGGCGGAGACCGTCACGCCCTCCAGGTCGACGCCGCGTATGCCGAAGTCTACCTTCCCCGTGATGGTCGCGGTCGGGCCACCGACGTCCAGCTGCTGGTCCTCCGGCCGGAGCGTGATCTGGCGCAGGTCGGAGCCGTCGGCAGCGATGGTGAAGAGGTTGACCGGGTACGCACTGTGCTCGGCCCCGAGGTTCGAGGCGAAGGCGATGCGGGTGCGGTCGGGCGACCAGGCCGGGTACTCCACGAAGATCGGCTCGGCGCCGGTCGCCTGCTCCCTGAGGTGTGTGAGCTGTCGAGTTTGCCCACTGCCGGGGTCGAGCAGCCACAGTTCTGAGCCGTTCGGCTTGCGGTTGAGGTCACCCGGCGGGGCGTTTGAGGGGTTCTCGCGCACGAAGACGATGCCTGCTTCACGGGCTGTCGTGGCCACGGTTGCGGCGTTCTCGGTGAGGGTGACGCTGTCGCGCATACGCGCCAGATCGGCAGGCATCTCGCCTGTGGGCCACACGAAGGCTGCCACGGTGACCCACCTGGGTGTGAAGGCGATCAGGACTTGCGTCTGGCCCTTCCCGGCCTCCGTGACCACACTGCCACGGCTTGAGCGTGCCCGTCCGCCGGCCCAGTCGACGGTCTGCGAAGTCGTCCAGGTGGCACCCGGCGCGTTGGCCTGCGCTGGCGCGAAGACTTCGTCGCGCAGCATGTCGCCGACCGGATCCAGCCTGGCCGGGTCGTAGATCTCCGGATGAGTGTTCGGCATCAAGATCAGGAGGAGACCGGTATCGGCGTCATCGGTGACCTTCTGGATCGCCTTCTGAGACACAACGAGAAGGTAGCGATCAGGTGACGAGTCATCGGTGCGGAGAGTCCACGCGCCGGGGTACTTGAGCTCAAAGCGGCCCGCGGGGTCCTTGTAGGCGGTCCAGTCCTGGCCCCAGGCGGGCAGTCCCCCGAGCAGGCAACCAACCACCACGACTGCGATGCTATCCAGAACGCGCTTCAGGGCTGGGCTCATCTTCATCCTCCCGGCTATTCGGCGGACTCACGACGAGAGCCTTGCCAAGCGCAGACCGCTGCGGGTAGGCCTGCTGCCGAACTCAGAGGATCGCCTCAGGCGGCGGACCAAGGAGCAGGTCCTGGGCCTCGCGGATTCCGGCGTCCTCACCGAAGAGTACGAGGGTGTCGCCCGGGGCCAGGGCAAGATCGGGATCCGGACTCGTGTAGAGCTGTGGCTCCCGGTACAGGGCCACTACCAGCACGCCGGCCCGCCCGCGCAGGTCCAGTGCACGCAGCGTCTGCCCGATCACGGGTGCGGTCTCGCCGAGTTCGATCTCCTCCATCCCGGCGGCCGAGAGGATTCGGGACAGTCGCTTCGCCTTCGCCGCCTGGCCCTCTCGCAGCAACGCATAGTTCTCTTCGCGAATGCGATCCAGCTCTCGCAGGATCGTTCCATGGGCCGCTCCGTAGGCTTCCATC
The sequence above is drawn from the Armatimonadia bacterium genome and encodes:
- the hydG gene encoding [FeFe] hydrogenase H-cluster radical SAM maturase HydG, producing MYDPKSSKAAEFIDHEEIEASLAQAKTEAADPARVQAILDKAADFHGLTHREAAVLMQVEAPDTLEAVYKLARKIKEHIYGRRIVLFAPLYMSDYCVNRCSYCGYNHDHCITRHKLTQEELAEEVRELERMGHKRLALETGEDPVNCPIEYVLECIKTIYSLKFDNGAIRRVNVNIAATTVENYRRLKDAGIGTYILFQETYHQPTYAEVHPSGPKRDYAWHTEAHDRAMEGGIDDVGFGVLYGLYDWRYETVAMLMHAEHMEAVHGVGPHTLSVPRIRSAEGIDAARFPHLVSDPDFKKLVAVLRLAVPYTGMILSTREPQGYREEVVAVGISQVSAGSCTGVGGYAHVGKLGLEGSAPQFEPEDHRSPDEVLKGLVREGYIPSYCTACYREGRTGDRFMKLAKAGQIGNVCQANAILTFQEYLEDYADEELRTIGAEAIERELKSIPNEQRRIKAREYLTRIRAGERDFRF
- a CDS encoding TM1266 family iron-only hydrogenase system putative regulator — translated: MGKRLGVVGIVVEDLSAAEEVNAVLHEYAPLVIGRMGVPYRERGVSVISIIVDGETDEISALTGRLGRLRHVAVKTALTKE
- a CDS encoding class II aldolase/adducin family protein — protein: MPLTPPYPPLSDFLAAIGEAGRRLSEISASEGAAGNISAYFGWDVPVAEIFPQTEPFELTKAAPELRGGTIIVTGSGRRLREVFQAPEANLAAVRISDDGSSAVMYTSPKRLFERVTSEFNSHLAVHCDQVGRERTAFHTLVHAQPLHLTYLSHITRYQDDAYLNQHILRWEPEGICQLPAGVGFLPFAVPGSDELMRANIAKLRSHRIVLWAKHGVMARSDMSVKKACDLIEYAETGAQYEYLNLCNHGLAEGLSREEILRVCAAFGVEQSIF
- a CDS encoding Gfo/Idh/MocA family oxidoreductase — protein: MSQVGIGVIGCGRISENHFQALAKLPEVKIVCVADVNPEAAQSKAEKHGAAQWVTDYHQLLAVPEVEAVVVCVPTFLHAEVVCAAAAAGKHVLCEKPLAMTMEDGLRMTEACKAAGVRFMIGFVRHYSTEWQKLREIISEGRLGRPVLWRNLVGIRVPPLRWFVDGVKGGGPFLDGCVHDYDFARLIFGEAEWVMGSLMRFSEHSTALDTGSAIIHFRSGDELVRSWSWGLPAPNCNSPAAADVIGPGGALRFPKAGESGNLFIINENNEEEAVPYEPTTGQDWFDRQMVRFIECVQTGTEPFADGDRALKALEIALAVLKAGQSHERVDL
- a CDS encoding glycosyl hydrolase family 28 protein codes for the protein MKCSDSDFACFYDLRRFGATGDGVTLDTAALQQAIDCCHEAGGGTVLVPAGTYLTGTLYLKSHVTLHLSAGATLLGSPRREDYNADDVFPENPVFTVENVTGAHLILAYQAEDVAITGEGTIDGNSSAFFEPLPPEEVTTTYRSKTRNFPIGEWRPGMMVYFCRCTKVSVRDVSLVDSPYWTLFLLGCEKVQVRGLRITNPPQTANGDGIDIDCCRDVTISDCIICSGDDSITLRGHSALLGENAQPCEQVTVSNCVLSTPCNAVRVGVGDGIVRDCLLSNLIIKESRTGINLICAYSERSAHGTTLENLHFENVLMDSVNLIKLALGRTAKLPAAIRNVSFSHMRALGREGMYFAGNPGLPLSGVRLHDVHLRLTGSAVDAEYAQKTPPVHGGGGVPAGLFVRHAEHLRVSGMEVEWEEVGGGWQHAVMIEDSQNVVIADLEATAPPTAPDNEVVHCTRVSDLRVRPVPGTQSE
- a CDS encoding carboxypeptidase regulatory-like domain-containing protein; protein product: MSPALKRVLDSIAVVVVGCLLGGLPAWGQDWTAYKDPAGRFELKYPGAWTLRTDDSSPDRYLLVVSQKAIQKVTDDADTGLLLILMPNTHPEIYDPARLDPVGDMLRDEVFAPAQANAPGATWTTSQTVDWAGGRARSSRGSVVTEAGKGQTQVLIAFTPRWVTVAAFVWPTGEMPADLARMRDSVTLTENAATVATTAREAGIVFVRENPSNAPPGDLNRKPNGSELWLLDPGSGQTRQLTHLREQATGAEPIFVEYPAWSPDRTRIAFASNLGAEHSAYPVNLFTIAADGSDLRQITLRPEDQQLDVGGPTATITGKVDFGIRGVDLEGVTVSAGGTRATTKTDRNGRFRLEGVRPGENWVRLWAPTMKETWGPDGENPSLLLWPKLEAGRVNDLGVVRLVNTPGTYLSRTCLTEPAWTPDGKQLLFTRRSSYVARSGNPQLMVLNDPEWIRTRGYTEPEKRNPWLPVSEWKGGVMIELWRSQLCSIGADGRGMTTLGPVLFSDGMYPTPTPEGNKVLFKGWPFQAEQAGTDGPFAFQGNARIAVQNLASGQSPMDLLPVLAERSGGLALSPDGRYVAFVAFGRPEQHQPAAAAQGGGDLAARLLEVGAAALNMSFSGSKWGQITLYDLQTRQIRTITSFPEADSYLTDLDFSPDGRYLVFCSVGRELRPGVNSYYSKEWCPPRCGNLFAVGLSSGRVVRLTDDGLSHMPSWRQ